The segment TTTCACCCTGTAAATTTCGTATAATCAGCTGATGAAAATCTATTCAATTGAAGGCAACCGACAAAAACTCGATGCCGGCGCGATGTTTGGTAATGCACCCAAAGCTTTGTGGTCACGTTGGGTTGAAGTCGATGAACACAACCGCATGGAACTGGCCTGTCGTGGCTTATTGGTCACAGGCTTGAACGGCAAAAATGTGCTGTTTGAAACCGGTGTTGGCGATTTCTTTGAACCCAAAATGAAACAACGCTTTGGCGTTTATCAACAAGGCCATGTTTTATTGGACTCTTTGAAGGATTTGGGCTTTGCACCCGAAGACATCGATGTGGTGGTGTTGAGCCATTTACACTTTGATCATGCCGGTGGATTGTTGACTTCATGGCAGGAAGGCGTTGCACCTCAACTGGCCTTTCCTAATGCGGAATACTTGGTGGGCAAAACACATTGGCAACGCG is part of the Marinicella rhabdoformis genome and harbors:
- a CDS encoding MBL fold metallo-hydrolase, with product MKIYSIEGNRQKLDAGAMFGNAPKALWSRWVEVDEHNRMELACRGLLVTGLNGKNVLFETGVGDFFEPKMKQRFGVYQQGHVLLDSLKDLGFAPEDIDVVVLSHLHFDHAGGLLTSWQEGVAPQLAFPNAEYLVGKTHWQRATHPHPRDRASFIPVLNDLLEQSGRLHLVDADHHELLGDAVKFEFSEGHTIGLMHSIVADLVFATDLIPGSAWIHVPISMGYDRFPEQLIDEKSLFLKRHLEAGHSLFFTHDPDFSVAEIAFENNKYSVKNTITQLNKEV